AGCTGGAGAAGCAGCTGTACCTGCAGGCCAAAGGCGCAGGCGAGACGAGCGTGGACACCGAGCGGGCCACTCCGGCTACCATCAGCCGCAGCCTCTACGAAAGGGTGCTGAGTCGACAAAACGCCAAGGTCACGAGCAGAACCAGCGGAGCGACAAGTTATGCGAACGGACCGGGCGGCGCGCAGTTCGAGGGCTTGGACGAGGTTCCCGAAGTGAGGAGCTTGAGGAGGTTCCAGAAGCCTCAGTACGTGACCATCGAGAGGCCTAGGTGAGTTTATGCGGTACAGTATCGTTTATTCTAGTTTATATCGAGGGATCTTTTGTCACGGTTACGATCACGATGGTATTTGTGCGATATTAAAAATCATCCAAGTGGATCGTGAGAAGCGTGAGACAACATTTTGAAATGTTGTCTTCGCTCTTGCACTCGTTTCAGTATAGAGAACGTaatgttatcttcgaattgctTGCCAATGACTTCGCAGTTTCGTATTTGACCTAATCGTTCTCCTCGGATatccataaaatctgcagttcaATCGTGACTGCGCGCGTTCGTCCGCGTTATCTCGACTCGAGCTACTTTCTCTCGAACGGCGTTGAGTGCTTTCGAGTTTGCTTTTTGCTTCTAAAGGCTTGTACGGTTTCTACCGTTGTCCATGATATTCGGTCGGTGTtgatttaaccccttgacatacaattACGTGTTGGGCTCGTCATTCGTTTCGTGCGCCACTGTAGACTTCgacgaataataaaatatataaaaataaaacattcCCTTTCTCAGCTTGCGCGTAATTGTATTTGtttaaaataaacataaattaaatagtatCTCTTTCGGACGCGTCGAATTCCGTTTTACTTGTATTTTACCGTAAAATCAATTATGGTTATTTCAACAATCTCAACAGGAAATTTCTTTCatataaatgaatataatataatttatttcgtaTAAGTTGACAGATCTCGAAAAATATTTCACTTCCAGTTTTAGAAGTATGAATACAATGCAACTGCTTGCCTGGTACAACGGCATTGCATAAAATCTTTTCGTATAGATTTCTATACTTTCTTTTCTATACTCTTTTCTATACTTTTTAGTATAGATAAATATAGTAACAAAAATATAGACAAAtaacgataaataaaaaatcaGAAATAAATCGGCTTTTCCTTAGTAATGCATCATTAACAGTCGCCTTGACAAATCGCCAGTTATCTCTTGATTGACGTGTCAACTcgtttgtaaataaataaatagagtaACGATGCTAACGACCCGCTTTCTGAGCCCAGACTTTCCACGAAGGAGCCACCGGTCGAAGAGGACGAAGACGACGCGGAGAACGATGAGCTCGAGGAGGACACCGCGGACGTGGCGTCCTCCGAGGAACAGACCGTCAGCAACCCGTTCCTGGCCAGCTCGATCCAAAGGGCGACTCCTAATTACATAAACATCAGACGGGCGCGACCCTCGACCACGACGTCCAGGTGAGCAAACGATTCGACGTAGAACAGAATAGCAACGAAGATTCGCCAGTCTAAGTTCGCGTCGCTTTCAGAAACGAGAACGACGTAGCGGCGAAGGACGAGGAAGAAGAGGAGCCGCCACTTCGTTCTAGACGACCCACGACCTCTTCAAAGTAGGTACCAGTCGACGATGACCGGGAAGAAACGCCCCGAAGAATTGAAAATCAAGTTACGAATCGAGTTCAAATTAAGtcgaaaattaagctaaaatgTGCAGTTGCATGTTGCGAGAGCGCCGATGCACTTGCGAACGAAATGGAACAACAGGATGATAGATCTTGTTAAATAGTGTAAAATTATTCTTCGAAACTTTTCCtaaataatcttgacataaccttgacatagcctgAAACAAAGCTCCAGCTCGGACCAGTCACTAGAATCGCCCTGTACATGCAgaatgtcccgaaaatgtctcgcaatccgaacaTAGAGATTACCAAGGTCATTataagcaactttctccttaacGAAATTTCAATCCgtagcttcgtttacgagttattcacgaaaaacggtgaccaatcggagagcgagcgcggccggcgctccgcccccgcggccaatgccgcgtcgcgtcggccgtcTAGCGCAGCGACGCTCTCTCtagggcggagcgtcagccgcACTCGCTCCCCgattggtcgccgtttttcgttaataactcgtaaacgaagcctcgggttgaattttcgcaaaggagaaagttgctccaAACGACCCCAGGAACCCTCCATTACcataatccgaaacattttcGGGGCaccgtgtacaaatgaacgaaaattCCAGGAGCACCGAGGGCAACGCGTCGGAGGACAAGGCGGAAGATTCCCGGACCTCGAACGAGGAGAACCCAACCACGAAGTCAAGGTCCTGACACGCGCACCACTTAGTCCGCATCGAAGTTCTACGGTTCTAACGAGAGAACGAAAACGTTTCGCAGGTACGTCAGCATCCAGAGGTTCCGTAGCACGACCTCGAGGCCAGCGACGGAGGTTTCGGAGGCCTCGACGAGCCCGGCGCCGGTGACGCGAGCGGCTCCGATCGAGAAGGACGAAGAGAAGCTGCAAACCAGCACAGCCGCGCCGACGAGCAGCTCTTCGACGACGATAGCGACCACCGCGTCGAGCAACGTGGCCGTGGACGAGGACACGGAGAGATCGACGACGAAAACGGTCCTCGAATCGACGAGCAGCTCGACGACGGAGGCGGTGCGACTGGTCGAAGAATCTGCGACGGAGATCCTGCTGACCACCGCTCCGGCCGGGCTGTCGGTGACGGTGTCTCAGGCGTCGTCGACGCTGCCGTCGACGCTGCCATCGACGCTGCCGTCGACGCTGGCAATACCAAGCTCGAGGAGCAGCGCAGCGACGGTGGCTCAACCGAGGCCGTTCGGGCACAGCCGGCGCACCAGGCCGACCACGGAGTCGCCGACCACCCCGCTGCCGGGGTCAAAGGTGAGTATAGCCTCGCGAAACCCCGCGCGCCCGGCCTTTCTGGCGGGAAGAGGTCGCTCGAGGTCGAAGCAGGAGGGCACCGGTCGCGGCGAGCCGGTGGCCGAAAGCGAGGGTCCTCCACGGGGGGCCGGCGAGGACGTAGGTAGGCCCGGCCGGTCGAGACAGAGGGGCACGAGCAGGTACACGCCGCCCACGTTCAAGTCCAAGGCCGAGGAGCCGTCGAACTCGTTGGTCAGGGAGCGGGCGAGAGCCCCGGGCCCGGAGAGCACGCCGGAACCCTCCAGGCGACGGTGGCGGAGGCCGATCTCGCGCGCGGTCACCGAGCACACGAAGGGCAACGAGCTCGAGGACAGTCCCGTGATCAGGATCACGCAGGCAACGCCGAAGAGGATCCCCTCCAAGTCGCGAAGCGTGACCAAGcaggcggaggaggaggaggagggggaggaggacAAGGTGACGAACATAAAAGTGTTCAAGAAACCTGCCGCGAGCAGGGACGTCTACGCCAGGACCAGGTACACCAGGAAGAGGAACCAAGAGGAAGCTGGCAAGCCGACCAGCACGGAGGCACCGACCAgcacgacgaccttgaagatcgAAGAGGAGATCCCCAACGACGCGACCACGGAGGAGCCGCAAACTTCGACGAATGTTCCTTCGGAGGACGAGGCGACGACCGTCGAGACCAACACCGTCGAATCGTCGATCGCGCCCACGGAATCGATAGTGGAGAACGAGGTGGTCACTGTTACCGAGAGCCAATCGCAAGCCCCGACTACGATCAAGGCCGTTGACCCGGACGTCGTGAAGATCGTGTTCAAGAACGCGAGCGAAGAGAACGCGAGCAACTCGTTGCCGAGGAGGAGGAAGGTGCTGTTGAGGAAGAGGCCGGTGACCTCGACCACCGTGTCGCGCGAAGACGAAGAGGAGCAGCCGCTGCCGCGAAGGAGGAAGGTGATCAGACGTCTTCGGGTCCATCAGAACGTCAGCACGCCCGCGGAGCCCGCTACCACCGAGGACAACGATCGGATAGTCCTCAGGTTCACGACCCCGAAAGAAGCTGACACGACGCTGGAAGAGGACACCGAAGAGAGCACCTCCACGGAAAGTCTTTCCCCGTCGACGACGGAGACTGTCGGGACGATAGGCTACACTTTCAGCTACTTCGACGCCGACTTTCTAAACTCCGACGCCGCCACGATGGCCTCGACCCTGCTCGACAACTTCACCGTCGCCACCAACGACGGCGAAGCTCTCACGGAGGAGTCGACGACCTCGCCGACAACCTTCTCGACCGGTTCCACGGACGCCGGCAACGGCCTGGACGAGACGACGGCCAGCGATCAGCCCGAGGCCGCGCCGACGGTGGCCTTGACGACGACCTCGCTGGCTCCGCAGAGCAGCCGACGGCTGGAGTCGTACAACAAGACCTACTACCAGGAATCCAGATTCATCAGGAAGAAGTTCGTGCGCAGAAGACCGGTCGACTCCTCGGAGAACGTCGGCGCCGCGAGGCGGGTGTCTTCGACGACCGAGGCGAGCAACCCCGAAGCGTCGAAGCGCCGTAAGAGTCTGTTCATCCGTCGCAGACCGGTGTCCTCGACGACCGCCAGGACTACCCAGACGATCGAGGAACGACCGGAAGAGGAGACGGACTTGGCGTTGGAGGTGGAGGACGCGTCCTTGGAGGCGACTCCGCGGTCGAACCGAGCCAACGTCCGGCCGGTCTTCGAGATCAATCTGCAGAGCCACGGGGACTCGAACGAGTTCTGGAGCAGATTCACCACCCCGTCGCAATCGACCGGTCACCTGTCCCCGTTCTCGATAGCACTGGAAGACGAGGCGCTTTCGACCGGAAGCGAGGAGGTCTACCGGTCCACGCCGAGCAACAACCGCAAGCCGGAATCCCGGCCCAGGTACAGGGTGCCGGAGTCCTTGAGGCGGACCATCAGCACCGAGGGGTCCTACCTCGTCGACTCCTCGCCGGAGGAGTCCGGGGAGAGCAACGACTCGAAGCTCGGCTACCAGAGCTACCGGCAGCCGAGGACTCGCGGCAAACTCTACGAAGAGGAGCCAGCGCCGGACGCCACTCAGTCGCCCAGCTTCGACTCTTCGGCGCACGTGAGGACCAGGTTCTACGCGCGGAGGCCAAATCTCGGCACCACCACCACCGAGTCCCCGGTCACCGAGACCCTGATCCCGGCGAAGAAGTTCGACTACGTGGCGGACGCTCACAGAAGGCAGCAGTCCCTGCGGACCACCCCGAGGAGCAACGCCGAGGATCGCGGGGAAAACCTAGTGGACGCGGACTACACGACCACCCCGTCTTTGCAGCCGCTGGTCACCAGGCTGGTGACTTCGGTCGAAGAGTCGGCCACCACCGAGAGGCAGAAGATCCTCATCAAGACCAAGTACTCGTCCTTGACGTCCACCACGAGGATACCGGTGCAGACCACCGCGTCCACAGTGCCCGAGGCCTCGGCGAGTACCACCGGCGATCCTTCCGACGACGAGTCGGCGAACGAGATCCGGCAGGGCCAGGTCGAGAGGTCGACGCTGCCCATCGAGGGCGAGTTTCTTCACCGAGCCGGCGGCGGCCGACTGACCACCGAGTCCCACGAGTCGTCGACCATCGAGATCGAGTCTGTCTTCAGCAACTTGATCGCCGGCAGGGAGCAATGAGCCCCTTGCCAGCCCCCGCGAGCATCATTCATCCCATCGATATCAAATGTACATACGCTAGCGTCCATCTTCTCGTCATCCACACCGCACAGGATCATCATGTTCGACTTCCGTTTCATAGAAGAGGCCGGCGGCACGTTTCTTCGAGTTTGTTCCGCCTTGGCTCCGCCGTTCGTCTTCTCGCCGCTTCATCGATCCACGTTCTCTCGAGAGTTCAGTAGCAAAAGAGGACGCACGTGCGCCGATACGAAGGAAAGCGCCGGCTTTCTCTTATTTTCTCTCTCCGCCTCTTCTCCTCCAGGACGGAGACCGCCGGGGACGGCGCAGCGCGCAGAGATAGAGAGGGAATCGAGGGAATGATCCGGGAGGATCGCGTGATTAAGCGTGCTGCCTTCTTCTGATTTTCAGGTCGCCGGCTCGGAGGCAATTAGACTGCCGACCCTGAAGGAACTGATCGGTCCTCGGACCGTCGACCGGCCAGAGAATGGCTCGCCCGTGCACTTGAGCTTGTTCGACAGAGCGGCGAGCCACGTTCTCGAGGGAGGCGACGCTCGCGACCTTCCGCGGGAGGTCGAAGCGCCCGATGGCCCGGGCTACGAAACAGACGCCTGGATATTGGCCAAGGCGAGACAGGCCGAGCTGGACCCGTTCGAGGACAAGGTGCGTTTGTATTACGACGATGAGAATAGCGCGGACGACGCGGAGTCCTCTCTGGCCAGCAAGAAGAGGATCGACCGCGAAGActccaccaccaccatcaccaccaccaCGATTAGGCCGACCACCATGCGCGGCGCCCCTTTGACTCTGCCGCCCAAGGACCAGGCCCCGCGCGGCTTCTACGTCACCAGAAGCGAAACCGAAAGCAGCGTCGCCGAGACCGACGCCTTCGCCACCGAGCCGACCACCTTGTCCTTCGAAGTGGACGCGACGAGTTCGAGGACCGAAGCgaccgcgtcgcgtcgtcggacAACCTCGAGGCCGACCGCTCAAAGTCCTGCCGACCGCGCGACGAAGCAAACGGTCAGGGTCACCGGCAAGCATAGACACAGAGTGAACGCGACGACCCCGAGATCAACCAGCGAATCGTCCGCTACGCCAACGATTCCGAAAGCACCGTCCCCGAAGACGCTCCCTCCGACTCTAGCTGCAACATCGACCGTCAAATCGACCATAGATCCCACCACCGTATTCGAGCCAGCTGCCACGATCGGACCGCCGAACGATCTCTCCTCCTCGAGCACCGAAAGAGAACAGACACCCGCCGAGACAGAAGACACTGCGACCGAAGCGTCAACAGATACTCCGGTTACTCCGAAAGAACCCGAAGAGTCCACGGCGAGAGAACAGTCGACGGACGCGCAGACTACCTTGGCGATCGCCACGACACCGGCGGCAACTACGACGACGAGCACGGAGAAACCTGGCCCGCCGGCTCGCGGCACGCGGAGGTTCAATTCGCACGAGTTTGGCCGCCGAGGTCACCGAGATAAATCGAAAACGCCGATTGAAGAGAACCTGGTGAAGCCGAAGAGAACCCAGCAACGTCGTTTGTACAGAGGACGTCACCGGAGGCCCCTGGACTCGGTCCCCGAAGAGTCCGCCGCCAAGGACTCGAGGAACGGGTCCTCGAAGAATGCCGAAGAACAGGTCGGGGTCGAGGATAATGTCGGTCGAAGCGAACCTGAGGTCAGTGTATAGTTAGTTGGGCGTAGGGGCGAGAGCGAgcgggagggagagggagagagagagaacgaccTTGTAACCAAACCTCGTAGACCTAACTTTTGCTCGCCCATTCTTTCCGCCTAATCAATCGGGCAGCTGGGACCGTAGAACAGCACCGTCCACGACCTCCGCTATTCGCTGACTAATCGAAAACGTGATCGAACGGACCGAGCACGAGGATTATGCGCATTCATGGCTTTTCTTTCCCGGGCCTCGCCTAACAGTACCAATGGGATGCGTTCGCCATGTCTTCGACGACGATTAACCGGAGAGCTCGCGTCATAACCTCCAGGAAGAATGGTTTATTATGTtgagagaaagggaaagagagagagaacgagagagcgagaacgagagagagagagagattgttgCACGGAGGAGACTCTCGACGGGGACCTGCCTCTCGCCGCCATGCCTGCCTGCATATCTTCATCTACCTGCTGACGTTTTATTATTTCTCTCTACTTCTCCGGCCAATTAACACAAACTCTTCCTATCGCAAGAGGCGCGCGTCGCACGTTATCGCGCGCCCACCCTAAGCTTGTCATTGTCTCTCTACGCCCTATGGTACCGTACTCCCTGTTTGCGTCTGTGATCTTTAATCTGTCTCTCGTAAGCGACGTGTGTTCGCTCGTGGCCGACGGATTAACTCGTCGGTTCACCGGCTCACGTTTTCTCTTCTAGGGTAGCTCGCTGTTCGAGATTAGGTAACGCTTAGCAAACGAACCTGTGTCGCCTCGCTTCGTCTCTAATCAGTATCCTTCTGCGCCTAGTCACTCACGCAAACGAAATGGCGATCCTCTTGAACCGATTTGTCTGTCCATCTTTTTCAACATTCTTGTACCGTCGTCACGTTCGAATAcctgaaattattaatttttattcgttgTTTTCGTACCTTTCGCTATTGagaataaaacaaaaaaaggaCGACCGGAGATTCCGTTGAATCTCAAATTGAATCGAAAGGGTCCGCCATTTTGTGACGAGGAATCTTGTTCTTCCGTCAACGTTCGTAGATCTTGTTCTTGAGACTGCAAAAAATGATTCGTGAGAAACGCTAATTTACTGTGTCGCGTAAAGACGAACTAGAAATCGTATAGAATTTTTATCACAGTTTGTTGCTTCTAAAAAGTCCAACACGTTTAGTTGGATGCTTTTAAAACGTTAGTTGTAACGTCACTGGTGAACGAACGCGTGGCGCCACCTGTCGAGGGGCGGCCGAACTATTAAGCAACCAAAGAAAGTCATTTTAAATTCGCATCAGTTTGCCGCCGAAACAGCTGACGACACGCCGTAACCAAACCACTTTATATCGCGAAAAAAGGAGCGTAAGACTCTTCGAATCTTAGAATAAGTATGTTTTTGTTGCTTTCGACGTCCCGAACGTCCGTGTTTGCATCTAATACACTCGAATCTCATGCTATCTCTTATGCCACCGTCACGTTGCTAAGACAACGAATTTACGAAAGAATCACTCACCATTCCGGCTATGTTGGCACCGAATACAATCTGCATGTGCTCCGCGAACAGGTGAATTCCACCAGGAGCACGGTAGGCCCCCTTCGAACACCGGGAAGCCCGTCGTCGAACAGGTTCAGGAAACCAACCGGATTCACGTTGGCGCCGTCGCGAAATAAGCCACAGAACGCGATCACCAATCCCCGAGGCAACAGTCCAACGGACGGAGTCGATAAAATCGGTAAGTAAACCAATTCGAAGTCAAAGAAGATCCGCGCACGTCAAGTGAATTGCGTAGAATAAGCGACAGAACGAACCTGCGCAACAATCCCTTTCCGTCTGCGCGAACCGGTTCCTGAAACGTTCAGTTCAAATTATATAAAACAGAAACTTccttttaaagatttatttcGCGAAAAACGGAAAACGGGACAAATGCAATTTTCTACACACGCGATTATCAATTATCGTAGAATAACGTCTAATTATCACCGAACACCGAGTTAACACCGAACAGTGTTTGCAACTTCGTCGCGCGTAGAAAACCAGCTGCGCAGAAGAAGCTGCGCGGTGGGCCTGTGCGACGAGCTCTCCTTTTCTGCGCGAACTGACGCGCGAAAGGATTCTCA
The window above is part of the Megalopta genalis isolate 19385.01 chromosome 2, iyMegGena1_principal, whole genome shotgun sequence genome. Proteins encoded here:
- the LOC143258840 gene encoding uncharacterized protein LOC143258840, encoding IASRNPARPAFLAGRGRSRSKQEGTGRGEPVAESEGPPRGAGEDVGRPGRSRQRGTSRYTPPTFKSKAEEPSNSLVRERARAPGPESTPEPSRRRWRRPISRAVTEHTKGNELEDSPVIRITQATPKRIPSKSRSVTKQAEEEEEGEEDKVTNIKVFKKPAASRDVYARTRYTRKRNQEEAGKPTSTEAPTSTTTLKIEEEIPNDATTEEPQTSTNVPSEDEATTVETNTVESSIAPTESIVENEVVTVTESQSQAPTTIKAVDPDVVKIVFKNASEENASNSLPRRRKVLLRKRPVTSTTVSREDEEEQPLPRRRKVIRRLRVHQNVSTPAEPATTEDNDRIVLRFTTPKEADTTLEEDTEESTSTESLSPSTTETVGTIGYTFSYFDADFLNSDAATMASTLLDNFTVATNDGEALTEESTTSPTTFSTGSTDAGNGLDETTASDQPEAAPTVALTTTSLAPQSSRRLESYNKTYYQESRFIRKKFVRRRPVDSSENVGAARRVSSTTEASNPEASKRRKSLFIRRRPVSSTTARTTQTIEERPEEETDLALEVEDASLEATPRSNRANVRPVFEINLQSHGDSNEFWSRFTTPSQSTGHLSPFSIALEDEALSTGSEEVYRSTPSNNRKPESRPRYRVPESLRRTISTEGSYLVDSSPEESGESNDSKLGYQSYRQPRTRGKLYEEEPAPDATQSPSFDSSAHVRTRFYARRPNLGTTTTESPVTETLIPAKKFDYVADAHRRQQSLRTTPRSNAEDRGENLVDADYTTTPSLQPLVTRLVTSVEESATTERQKILIKTKYSSLTSTTRIPVQTTASTVPEASASTTGDPSDDESANEIRQGQVERSTLPIEGEFLHRAGGGRLTTESHESSTIEIESVFSNLIAGREQ